In the genome of Dermacentor variabilis isolate Ectoservices chromosome 5, ASM5094787v1, whole genome shotgun sequence, one region contains:
- the LOC142583468 gene encoding sodium-dependent proline transporter-like, with protein MPRSPPDVVMSARVTAREKWSSHMEFLCSCIGNSVGLGNLWRFPYVAYKNGGAAFLVPYIAINMFVGRPIYYLELLLGQFSSSGPLGAFRLSPMFQASYSGDCNNRATIVDKRMALIDRLQMLSFRFKLFSVQLPSSYTSLKPPGNAFGMMWGAFITTIYYQVVLTYAFLYLYHSFKRPLPWTDCFEWWGTTLDGCFRRTREDGTGQRLCDNIRRNLVSPGLNDTSADHLVVVSYMNRTVLVSQNEYAARFAGCINANASSTDAFYNNYVLNVSPSIEETGEIQQPLLICYGLCWTLIFLAIFKGIQVSGKVALLTATAPYFMLSVMLLRGITLPGATIGLRYLLLPRWEALLDGRVWAAATEQVFYSLSIGTGGLVLYGSFQEFRADMQGSVRIICIMDFLTSAFASLVIFSVLGNLAHTLDVPIEEVVSAGPGLAFVTYPEALSLLTFPNLWAVLFFTMLFMLGIDSQMANCEFVIKSIQDLFPPLEGRREVATFLYCVSCFLIGLPLTTRAGLYILTILDNYLGALIVLFTCFGETLIVAWVYGMDRFCFDVAFMTGRCPSYYFLAAIKYVSPVVLGTFLVYTLATLPRSTVGDYVLPVWADGYGWLLAIVGMAAVVVIAVARIVQCGGDWWRALSPDADWGPYETKYRARYFDQLEKSGIGACYYPVADDARYIGGAVRSPAGPNIAIN; from the exons ATGCCTCGTTCCCCACCGGACGTCGTCATGAGCGCACGGGTGACTGCCAGAGAAAAGTGGTCCAGCCACATGGAGTTCCTGTGTTCCTGCATCGGGAACTCTGTGGGTCTGGGCAACCTGTGGCGGTTCCCTTACGTGGCGTACAAGAACGGTGGCGCGGCGTTCCTCGTGCCTTACATCGCCATCAACATGTTCGTCGGGAGGCCCATCTACTACCTCGAACTCTTGCTCGGGCAGTTCAGCAGCTCGGGCCCGCTGGGCGCCTTCCGGCTGTCGCCCATGTTCCAGGCGAGCTATTCTGGCGATTGTAATAACCGCGCCACAATCGTCGACAAACGCATGGCCCTGATAGACCGCTTGCAGATGCTATCTTTTCGTTTTAAACTGTTTTCAGTGCAACTCCCCTCGTCTTACACTTCTCTTAAACCGCCT GGCAACGCGTTCGGTATGATGTGGGGCGCTTTCATCACCACCATCTACTACCAGGTGGTGCTTACCTACGCCTTCCTCTACCTGTACCATTCGTTCAAACGGCCTCTGCCCTGGACCGACTGCTTCGAGTGGTGGGGCACGACTCTAGACGGGTGTTTCAGGAGGACCAGGGAAGACGGCACTGGTCAGCGCCTGTGCGACAACATCAGGCGCAATCTTGTCAGCCCAGGCCTCAACGACACCAGCGCCGACCATCTGGTGGTCGTGTCTTATATGAACCGCACGGTCTTGGTGTCGCAGAACGAGTACGCGGCCCGCTTCGCAGGCTGCATCAATGCGAACGCGTCGTCGACCGATGCGTTCTACAACAACTACGTGCTGAACGTGAGCCCCAGCATCGAAGAGACTGGAGAAATCCAACAACCGCTGCTCATCTGCTATGGCCTCTGCTGGACCCTGATCTTTCTCGCCATCTTCAAAGGCATTCAG GTATCCGGCAAGGTAGCCCTACTCACGGCCACCGCGCCCTACTTCATGCTAAGCGTGATGCTACTGCGGGGCATCACCCTCCCTGGCGCCACCATCGGGCTGCGGTACCTGCTGCTCCCGCGCTGGGAGGCGCTGCTCGACGGCCGAGTTTGGGCCGCAGCCACCGAGCAGGTCTTCTACTCCCTCAGCATCGGCACCGGCGGCCTGGTCCTGTACGGCAGCTTCCAAGAGTTCCGCGCCGACATGCAGGGGAGCGTGCGTATCATCTGCATCATGGACTTCCTCACGAGCGCCTTCGCCTCACTCGTCATCTTCTCCGTGCTTGGAAATCTGGCGCATACGCTGGATGTGCCCATCGAAGAGGTGGTCAGCGCTGGACCGGGCCTGGCCTTTGTCACCTACCCGGAGGCCCTGTCCCTGCTCACCTTTCCCAACCTGTGGGCGGTGCTTTTTTTCACCATGCTCTTCATGCTGGGCATCGACTCGCAGATGGCCAATTGCGAGTTCGTCATCAAGTCCATCCAG GATCTCTTTCCGCCGCTCGAAGGGCGCCGCGAGGTCGCCACCTTTCTTTACTGCGTCAGCTGCTTCCTGATCGGCCTGCCACTGACCACTCGCGCGGGCCTCTACATCCTCACCATTCTGGACAACTATCTGGGCGCACTGATCGTGCTCTTCACCTGCTTCGGCGAGACGCTCATCGTCGCCTGGGTGTACGGCATGGACCGCTTCTGTTTCGACGTCGCCTTCATGACGGGCAGGTGTCCGAGCTACTACTTCTTGGCCGCCATCAAGTACGTGTCGCCCGTGGTGTTGGGGACCTTCCTCGTCTACACACTGGCCACGCTGCCCCGCAGCACTGTGGGAGACTACGTACTTCCCGTCTGGGCGGACGGCTACGGCTGGCTCCTGGCCATCGTCGGTATGGCGGCCGTGGTCGTTATCGCCGTGGCCAGGATCGTCCAGTGCGGCGGCGACTGGTGGAGGGCCCTGTCTCCCGACGCCGACTGGGGCCCTTACGAAACCAAGTACCGGGCTCGCTACTTCGACCAGCTGGAGAAGTCGGGAATCGGTGCCTGCTACTACCCGGTCGCCGACGACGCTCGCTACATTGGCGGCGCTGTCCGATCTCCAGCCGGACCAAATATAGCAATAAACTAA